A single region of the Vicia villosa cultivar HV-30 ecotype Madison, WI linkage group LG4, Vvil1.0, whole genome shotgun sequence genome encodes:
- the LOC131599332 gene encoding chemocyanin-like: MLLLCIFVFHPNMIHAVIFTVGDGQGWSFGIQNWPAGKTFKAGDTLVFNYAPSLHNVVKVSEADFNACVSKPLSGTRIFTSGADRIVLVKGTNFFLCGVPGHCGAGQKIAVNAI; the protein is encoded by the exons ATGCTACTattatgtatatttgtgtttcATCCTAACATGATCCATGCAGTAATTTTCACTGTTGGTGATGGCCAAGGTTGGTCCTTTGGTATTCAAAACTGGCCTGCAGGAAAAACTTTCAAGGCAGGTGACACACTTG TATTTAATTACGCTCCTTCTCTACACAATGTGGTGAAAGTGAGTGAGGCTGATTTCAATGCATGTGTGTCTAAACCTCTAAGTGGAACAAGAATTTTTACATCTGGAGCAGATAGAATTGTGCTTGTTAAGGGAACTAATTTCTTCTTATGTGGTGTTCCTGGTCATTGTGGTGCAGGACAGAAAATTGCAGTCAATGCTATTTAA